In Lytechinus variegatus isolate NC3 chromosome 12, Lvar_3.0, whole genome shotgun sequence, a single window of DNA contains:
- the LOC121425556 gene encoding protein FAM184A-like — protein sequence MAAKMSQNFFQQQNKYGAGPSNGPAPIDVSPELHLKMSKKIAQLTKVIYALNTKNDEHEAMVQSLKESHEEELQQLMGETKQKITVYQNKLGKELELQQRVNKLEAEASDFERQKRETQAEFSEFKRTSEVREGNIRAEHSQKLLSLSQDLLSVKRDFEDRLRQFGDVKEKLNQEKVAALEQLQAKHREEIEAIHKAHQAQQSGASSEVAELVKRHEAEVTRLKQDCESLSSDKAHLIEDYESKLEKLKAFHEREIAALQDGESRKQEQEWKEKEEALKRTFAQKEHNLNTKIQELTAELAVSDEDLSKYKDLLKKAEAALDSREGDANSLTQQLRDSRKEANSAMTRLKEVEGELAASRERCQEQAADMVKKSNLIGTLEATQLSNAATIKDMESDLSRLQDKVQWLEKERASLESSKQSLNQQQSSQLKSLEKALEDLSIEKQVLKERYESALEGAQTKGQEDLANLQKDHDSKMNQVLKAHKAELEKQQKEAAAELARLKQELERELESTQERLSKERDSLQTQLNHLEAELTNKLKHAEGEVRRLEGILNDNEKGLGSANSRISSLQQTNARLLENLEKAQKEGRETESQASAFKTELEKLKHTHATKMAESREELKNKLDKLSHDLDTRWTETLRKECEKLRSELTEQHDEDKQAALKQLTSLKNQELDASKQGWQKKITDLLQEISSLKERLTNKSERSLEEMAALQRKADQEINRLKFEMTTAKESHAKILSDLQTAQDKERSRMLEEHKKALEELEENLKNAQKSAVDSEQKARLDEIQRLKAEMDQTRLSELDMQATEHRKTIEKLRLEMTHRQSAELDQLTRAHRTQMSAAKMELDRAIELKQRQERDFEMRNQDLKEDIQQRDRHLDSKEGQIRDLKTQLEKVRKEIDFKIQEVQKIKSEAVAHLRKREQALLKTHQDNLDKAAAEHLRETQSMLSEFNKAQDLLKDKISALQIMLEEAEERYQSRSSRPEDIQQIARLKDMIAEKEQAVKKLIDDKRFFQMELINRETNFNKVFNANPNIGVLNPLSTKKKRGSVPDDSASQRYVSAPNLNLTGGSTKNFGVSGTSSGGSSPGSNARLDPLPDSPIHDFQLNPKRPLQDGGLYPPRPPRTKKFINT from the exons ATGGCGGCGAAGATGTCGCAAAATTTCTTCCagcaacaaaataaatatggtGCTGGTCCATCAAATGGACCAGCACCTATTGATGTCAGCCCGGAACTTCATCTTAAAATGTCAAAGAAGATAGCACAGCTTACAAAG GTTATCTATGCATTGAATACTAAAAATGATGAGCATGAGGCCATGGTCCAGAGTTTGAAAGAAAGTCATGAGGAAGAACTACAGCAACTGATGGGAGAGACCAAACAGAAGATTACAGTATACCAAAATAAACTTGGAAAAGAACTTGAGCTCCAACAGAGGGTCAACAAACTGGAAGCGGAAGCTTCCGATTTTGAGCGACAAAAGCGGGAAACGCAAGCGGAGTTCAGCGAATTTAAGAGAACCAGTGAGGTCAGAGAAGGAAATATACGAGCAGAACATTCACAAAAGTTACTGAGTCTGTCTCAGGATTTGTTGTCTGTGAAGAGGGATTTTGAAGATAGGTTAAGACAATTCGGGGATGTGAAAGAAAAACTGAACCAGGAAAAAGTTGCTGCTCTGGAACAGCTTCAGGCAAAACATAGGGAAGAAATAGAAGCAATCCACAAAGCTCATCAGGCGCAGCAATCTGGTGCTTCAAGTGAAGTTGCGGAACTCGTCAAACGGCATGAAGCTGAAGTGACAAGATTAAAACAGGACTGTGAAAGCCTGTCGTCGGATAAAGCTCACCTAATTGAGGACTATGAATCAAAGCTAGAAAAACTCAAAGCATTTCATGAGCGAGAGATAGCAGCTCTCCAGGATGGGGAGTCTCGTAAGCAAGAGCAGGAGtggaaggagaaggaggaggcaTTGAAGAGAACATTTGCTCAGAAGGAGCACAATCTGAACACTAAGATACAGGAGCTTACTGCAGAGCTGGCTGTGTCAGATGAAGATCTATCAAAGTATAAAGATTTATTAAAGAAGGCAGAGGCTGCTCTGGATAGTCGAGAAGGAGATGCTAATAGTCTTACCCAACAG cTTCGTGATTCAAGGAAAGAAGCAAACAGTGCAATGACAAGATTAAAAGAGGTTGAAGGAGAATTAGCAGCGTCAAGGGAAAGATGCCAAGAACAAGCTGCAGATATGGTTAAAAAATCAA ATCTTATAGGCACACTTGAAGCTACACAACTCAGCAATGCAGCCACAATTAAAGATATGGAGTCTGATCTATCAAGGTTACAGGACAAGGTGCAATGGTTAGAGAAGGAAAGAGCTTCCTTAGAATCTAGTAAACAATCACTTAATCAACAACAATCTAGTCAGCTCAAATCTCTGGAAAAG GCTCTTGAGGACCTATCCATTGAGAAACAGGTACTGAAGGAGCGATATGAAAGTGCACTAGAGGGTGCCCAGACCAAGGGCCAAGAAGACCTGGCTAATCTTCAGAAGGACCATGATAGTAAGATGAACCAGGTCCTGAAGGCACACAAGGCTGAGCTGGAGAAACAACAGAAAGAGGCTGCTGCAGAGTTAGCTCGCTTAAAACAG GAGCTTGAGAGAGAGCTGGAATCCACACAGGAGCGCCTCAGCAAGGAGCGAGACTCCCTCCAGACCCAGCTCAATCACCTGGAGGCGGAGCTTACCAACAAGCTCAAGCACGCAGAGGGAGAAGTGCGTCGGTTGGAGGGGATCCTCAATGACAATGAGAAGGGGCTGGGCTCCGCTAACAGCAGGATCAGCTCCCTCCAACAGACCAATGCTCGTCTCCTGGAGAACCTAGAGAAAGCACAGAAGGAAGGGAGGGAGACAGAGAGCCAAGCTTCAGCATTCAAG ACGGAGCTTGAGAAGCTGAAGCACACTCATGCCACCAAGATGGCTGAATCTAGGGAAGAACTGAAGAACAAACTTGATAAGCTGTCTCATGATCTTGATACAAGGTGGACAGAAACCCTCAG GAAAGAGTGTGAGAAACTTCGTAGTGAGCTGACAGAGCAGCATGATGAAGATAAACAAGCTGCTCTCAAACAGCTGACTAGTCTCAAGAACCAGGAGTTGGATGCAAGTAAACAAGGCTGGCAGAAAAAGATCACTGATCTCTTGCAAGAG ATCTCCAGTCTAAAGGAGCGCTTGACCAACAAGTCAGAGCGGTCACTTGAGGAGATGGCTGCACTGCAGAGGAAAGCTGACCAGGAGATCAATCGTCTCAAGTTTGAGATGACCACCGCTAAGGAGAGCCATGCTAAGATTCTGAGTGACCTCCAGACTGCTCAGGACAAAGAGAGGTCAAGGATGCTAGAGGAACACAAGAAGGCACTAGAG GAGTTGGAGGAGAACCTAAAGAATGCGCAGAAGTCAGCAGTGGACTCAGAGCAGAAAGCTCGTCTGGATGAGATTCAGAGACTCAAGGCTGAGATGGACCAAACCCGACTCAGTGAACTTGACATGCAAGCCACAGAACACAGAAAAACAATAG AGAAGCTGAGACTTGAGATGACCCATCGACAGTCAGCTGAGTTAGATCAACTGACCAGAGCTCATCGTACTCAGATGTCTGCCGCTAAGATGGAGCTTGATAGAGCTATTGAACTCAAACAGAGACAG GAACGTGACTTTGAGATGCGCAACCAGGACTTGAAGGAAGACATCCAGCAGCGAGACCGTCATCTTGACAGCAAGGAAGGTCAGATCCGTGATCTAAAGACGCAGCTAGAGAAAGTCAGAAAGGAGATTGATTTCAAGATTCAGGAAGTCCAGAAGATCAAATCAGAAGCTGTTGCTCATTTGAG GAAACGGGAGCAGGCTCTTCTGAAGACTCACCAGGACAATCTGGACAAAGCAGCTGCTGAACACCTGAGAGAGACGCAGTCGATGCTTTCAGAGTTCAACAAAGCACAGGATCTGCTCAAAGACAAGATCTCTGCTCTCCAGATCAT GCTTGAGGAAGCAGAAGAGAGATATCAATCCCGGAGCTCTAGACCTGAAGATATCCAACAGATAGCCAGGCTCAAGGACATGATAGCAGAGAAGGAACAAGCTGTCAAGAAACTCATT GATGACAAACGGTTCTTCCAAATGGAACTCATCAACAGAGAGACCAATTTCAACAAAGTTTTCAACGCTAACCCAAACATTGGAGTTCTGAATCCACTTTCCACCAAG